In one window of Romboutsia hominis DNA:
- a CDS encoding OPT family oligopeptide transporter, translating into MDNKKLSKGAYGGVSGKDYVPYITDKSKTGANMAVLIIGIILAVIFAASTAYSGMKAGLTVAAGIPGSIIGSAFIAAFAKGKGILGKNIVQGMASGGESVASGMIFVLPAILLIGSQVTFLEGFIVGVGGVLFGIGIASLVYNYLIIEEHGKLMYPESMAISETLVASDAGGDSMKYMGMGFGISGLITVLTGSFLNVANNVISFIGNKFYKCKFEVEVNPLLLGIGFIVGLEVALTMFAGSLLSHFGIMPLIGYFTDMAREGAKVWNDPTMAINQMGVNDIAGNYVKYIGAGMMLCGGIIGAVKLIPTIIASVKETMKAKSSTSVDGEDGSALQSIILLGGIVAAVVGAFFISNGIVMTIIGVVVSLLLAGLFVIVAGRLTGTIGTSNLPVSGMTIASLVIATLVFVIMGWTDLADNKSLLLFGTFIVVSISIAGGYSQSQKVTYIIGGSKNEMQKYFAIAGIVGVIVVVGTTLLLANQLVVTGDNPPFALPQANLISTLTSGIMSGQLPWVMVIVGVVMAIVLYFLNLPIMTVAIGFYLPIATTSIILVGALIRVFVEKTSRSDKEKEVKVANGISLSSGLVAGGSIIGLVGIILQVTGVIKGAGPSGFAASNMMAIILLLVLVVLTTCPIVSSKVKNNEN; encoded by the coding sequence ATGGATAATAAAAAATTATCTAAAGGTGCTTATGGAGGAGTATCAGGAAAAGACTATGTTCCTTACATAACAGACAAATCGAAGACTGGTGCAAATATGGCAGTGTTAATAATAGGTATTATTTTAGCCGTAATATTTGCAGCATCAACAGCATATTCAGGAATGAAAGCTGGTCTTACAGTTGCCGCAGGTATTCCAGGTTCTATTATAGGTTCAGCGTTTATAGCAGCATTCGCAAAAGGAAAAGGTATTCTTGGTAAAAATATTGTACAAGGTATGGCAAGTGGTGGTGAATCAGTTGCAAGTGGTATGATTTTCGTATTACCTGCTATTTTATTAATAGGTAGTCAAGTTACATTTTTAGAAGGATTTATAGTTGGAGTAGGTGGAGTTTTATTTGGTATTGGAATTGCATCACTTGTGTACAATTATTTAATAATTGAAGAACATGGTAAGCTTATGTACCCAGAATCAATGGCTATATCTGAAACATTAGTTGCTTCAGATGCTGGTGGAGATTCAATGAAGTATATGGGTATGGGATTTGGTATAAGTGGACTTATAACTGTATTAACAGGTTCATTTTTAAACGTAGCCAATAATGTTATAAGCTTTATTGGAAATAAGTTTTATAAATGTAAATTTGAAGTAGAAGTTAATCCTCTTCTTTTAGGGATAGGATTTATAGTAGGACTTGAAGTTGCACTTACAATGTTTGCAGGTTCTTTATTATCTCATTTTGGTATTATGCCTCTAATAGGATACTTTACTGATATGGCAAGAGAAGGTGCTAAGGTATGGAATGATCCTACAATGGCGATAAACCAAATGGGTGTAAATGATATAGCTGGTAACTATGTAAAATACATAGGGGCTGGTATGATGCTTTGTGGAGGTATAATAGGTGCAGTTAAATTAATACCAACTATAATAGCATCTGTAAAAGAAACTATGAAAGCAAAATCATCAACATCTGTTGACGGTGAAGATGGTAGCGCATTACAAAGTATTATACTATTAGGCGGAATTGTAGCAGCAGTTGTAGGAGCATTCTTTATATCAAATGGTATAGTAATGACAATTATTGGTGTAGTAGTATCTTTATTATTAGCAGGATTATTTGTTATAGTTGCTGGACGTTTAACAGGGACTATAGGTACATCAAATCTTCCTGTATCTGGTATGACAATAGCATCTTTAGTTATAGCGACATTAGTATTTGTTATAATGGGATGGACTGATTTAGCAGATAATAAATCACTATTATTATTTGGTACATTTATAGTTGTTTCTATATCTATAGCTGGAGGATATAGCCAATCTCAAAAGGTAACTTATATAATAGGTGGTAGCAAAAATGAAATGCAAAAATATTTTGCAATAGCTGGTATAGTAGGTGTAATAGTAGTTGTAGGAACTACATTACTACTTGCAAATCAATTAGTAGTAACAGGAGATAATCCTCCATTTGCATTACCTCAAGCTAACTTAATATCAACATTAACATCAGGAATTATGTCTGGTCAATTACCTTGGGTTATGGTAATAGTTGGTGTAGTTATGGCTATAGTTTTATACTTCTTAAATCTACCTATAATGACAGTTGCTATAGGATTTTACTTACCAATTGCAACAACTTCTATAATATTAGTAGGAGCTTTAATACGTGTATTTGTTGAAAAAACTTCAAGAAGTGATAAAGAAAAAGAGGTCAAAGTTGCTAATGGTATAAGTTTATCATCAGGGCTTGTTGCTGGTGGTTCTATAATAGGATTAGTCGGTATAATATTACAAGTAACAGGTGTTATAAAAGGTGCTGGTCCTAGTGGGTTTGCAGCTTCAAATATGATGGCTATTATACTTCTTTTAGTATTAGTTGTACTTACTACATGTCCAATTGTAAGCTCTAAGGTAAAAAACAATGAAAACTAA
- a CDS encoding PqqD family protein, with protein sequence MKTNEDILNIVFKINDKIDYEVNEGVVTILEKQDHKIQQFFRKLKFKIPMYKKTELDEYGSFVFSNIDGKKTVKEIGKELELKYGEKSHPLYERLLIFLNHIDANCNYIEKINN encoded by the coding sequence ATGAAAACTAATGAAGATATTTTAAATATTGTATTTAAAATAAATGATAAAATAGATTATGAAGTAAATGAAGGTGTTGTAACGATACTTGAAAAACAAGATCATAAAATTCAACAGTTTTTTAGAAAATTAAAGTTTAAAATTCCAATGTATAAAAAGACTGAACTAGATGAATATGGCAGTTTTGTATTTTCTAATATTGACGGGAAAAAAACTGTAAAAGAAATTGGTAAAGAGCTAGAATTAAAGTATGGAGAAAAATCACATCCTCTATATGAAAGATTACTTATTTTTTTAAATCATATAGATGCAAACTGTAATTACATTGAAAAAATTAATAATTAA
- a CDS encoding APC family permease: MQDKQLQKNLGAAAALSTVVGMVIGGGVFFKPQAVYELTGGEPGLGMIAWVIAGIMTITAGLTAAEVSAAIPKTGGMMVYIEEIYGEKLGFLTGWMQSVLFFPATIAAISVMFGQQSAILLGNENLVIPMTVGVILLVGGLNTLGSKTSGAIQTISTVCKLIPLVLIMVFGFISGSGNNSITTPLVGEGISATSVIGQLLVAILFAYDGWINVGTLAGEMKDPGKDLPKAIIGGLSLVMAVYVVINLAYLWVLPASELAKYASPASAVATEIFGPIGGKIITMGILISVFGCINGYLLTGPRIIYTLGQQKTLPEFLGKLNKYDVPANATMVMASLSALYALSGQFNLLSDLSMFAIWSFYVLTFVGVIKMRKTMPNLHRPYKVPFYPVIPLIAIAGGLFVVINQLLFAGPKNTMMSLGGVVVTLIGLPIYNYMMKKNQKEKDIKRVA, translated from the coding sequence ATGCAAGATAAGCAACTTCAAAAAAATCTTGGGGCAGCTGCAGCTTTATCAACAGTAGTTGGTATGGTTATAGGTGGGGGAGTATTTTTTAAGCCTCAAGCAGTGTATGAATTAACTGGTGGAGAGCCAGGACTTGGAATGATAGCTTGGGTAATAGCAGGTATCATGACAATAACAGCAGGTCTTACTGCAGCAGAGGTTTCAGCTGCTATACCAAAAACAGGCGGTATGATGGTATATATAGAAGAAATATATGGTGAAAAATTAGGATTTTTAACAGGATGGATGCAATCAGTATTATTTTTCCCAGCAACAATAGCTGCAATATCAGTTATGTTTGGGCAACAATCAGCGATACTCCTTGGAAATGAAAATTTAGTAATACCTATGACAGTTGGGGTAATATTATTAGTTGGTGGACTTAATACATTAGGTTCTAAAACTAGTGGAGCAATACAAACAATATCTACAGTGTGTAAATTAATACCTTTAGTACTTATAATGGTATTTGGATTTATAAGTGGATCAGGGAATAATTCAATAACTACTCCATTAGTAGGAGAGGGAATAAGTGCAACTAGTGTAATAGGACAATTATTAGTTGCTATATTATTTGCTTATGATGGATGGATAAATGTCGGTACTTTAGCGGGGGAAATGAAAGATCCGGGAAAAGATTTACCAAAGGCAATAATAGGTGGATTATCTTTAGTTATGGCGGTTTATGTAGTAATAAACTTAGCGTATCTTTGGGTACTTCCAGCAAGTGAATTAGCTAAATATGCATCACCAGCATCTGCTGTTGCAACAGAAATATTTGGACCTATTGGTGGTAAAATAATAACTATGGGTATATTAATATCTGTATTTGGATGTATAAATGGATATCTACTTACAGGACCTAGAATAATATACACATTAGGACAACAAAAAACATTACCTGAATTTTTAGGTAAATTAAATAAATATGATGTACCAGCAAATGCAACTATGGTGATGGCTTCTTTATCAGCGCTTTATGCATTATCTGGACAATTTAACTTACTAAGTGACTTATCAATGTTTGCTATCTGGTCATTTTATGTGTTAACGTTTGTAGGAGTTATAAAAATGAGAAAAACTATGCCAAACTTACATAGACCATATAAAGTTCCGTTTTATCCGGTAATACCTTTAATAGCAATAGCTGGTGGATTATTTGTAGTAATAAACCAATTATTATTTGCAGGACCTAAAAATACAATGATGTCATTAGGAGGAGTTGTAGTAACTCTTATAGGTTTGCCTATATATAATTATATGATGAAGAAGAATCAAAAGGAAAAAGATATAAAAAGGGTAGCATAA